Proteins encoded together in one Planctomyces sp. SH-PL14 window:
- the moaA gene encoding GTP 3',8-cyclase MoaA, producing the protein MTSEPLLPLLDTFGRQHTNLRISVTDRCNIRCFYCMPAENVPFMERKELLTYEEIERFVRIMIPLGVEKIRLTGGEPLVRRDLDRLVARIVALPGIRDVGLTTNGLLLGEQAEGLYRAGLRRLNVSLDALDPIKFREVTRRDGYEQVLAGLKAAERAGFREIKINAVSIRGMTEDEIVPFGHFARRTGHEVRFIEYMPLDAESAWEREKVLFASEIVERLSRELMPLVPLRGADPHAPATEYVFEDGVGRIGFIPSVSQPFCGSCNRFRITADGKVRNCLFSLEETDIRGLLRGTAADAEIVEAVRGSIARKWAGHHINAADFIQPKRPMYSIGG; encoded by the coding sequence ATGACCTCCGAACCGCTCCTTCCGCTCCTCGACACGTTCGGCCGCCAGCACACGAACCTGCGGATCAGCGTCACCGACCGGTGCAACATCCGCTGCTTCTACTGCATGCCGGCCGAGAACGTGCCGTTCATGGAACGGAAGGAACTCCTGACCTACGAAGAGATCGAACGCTTCGTCCGGATCATGATCCCGCTCGGAGTCGAAAAGATCCGGCTCACCGGCGGCGAACCCCTCGTCCGCCGCGATCTCGACCGGCTCGTCGCCCGCATCGTGGCGCTCCCCGGCATCCGCGACGTCGGCCTCACGACCAACGGCCTCCTCCTGGGCGAACAGGCGGAAGGGCTGTACCGCGCCGGACTGCGGCGGCTCAACGTCAGCCTCGACGCCCTCGACCCGATCAAGTTCCGCGAGGTGACGCGGCGCGACGGCTACGAACAGGTCCTCGCAGGACTCAAAGCGGCGGAGCGGGCCGGCTTCCGGGAGATCAAGATCAACGCCGTCTCGATCCGCGGCATGACCGAAGACGAGATCGTTCCCTTCGGCCACTTCGCGCGGCGGACCGGGCACGAGGTCCGGTTCATCGAGTACATGCCGCTCGACGCCGAGTCCGCCTGGGAGCGGGAGAAGGTCCTGTTCGCCAGCGAGATCGTCGAGCGGCTGTCGCGCGAGCTGATGCCACTCGTCCCGCTCCGCGGCGCCGACCCGCACGCCCCGGCGACCGAATACGTCTTCGAAGACGGCGTCGGGCGGATCGGGTTCATTCCGTCGGTGAGCCAGCCATTCTGCGGCTCCTGCAACCGTTTCCGCATCACGGCGGACGGCAAGGTCCGCAACTGCCTGTTCAGTCTCGAGGAGACCGACATCCGGGGCCTGCTGCGGGGAACCGCGGCGGATGCCGAGATCGTCGAGGCGGTCCGCGGCTCGATCGCGCGGAAGTGGGCGGGCCACCACATCAACGCGGCAGACTTCATTCAGCCGAAGCGCCCGATGTACTCAATCGGCGGATAG
- a CDS encoding carboxypeptidase-like regulatory domain-containing protein translates to MSRGGFVWAAVVAVSVGVLAGCDAPPQSNYDGLGLVPVTGTITLDGQPLAGAVVSFDAPDGQFAYGLTDSSGNYSLQVDSVAKGCPSGPRTVRISTARKVLGLNSDEEGGSGGEGPPKPKAEERVPEKFNKNSELKIEVTKDKTDYDFDLKS, encoded by the coding sequence ATGTCTCGTGGCGGTTTCGTGTGGGCAGCAGTTGTGGCGGTGTCGGTCGGAGTTCTGGCGGGCTGCGATGCACCGCCTCAGTCGAACTACGACGGACTGGGACTTGTTCCGGTGACCGGAACGATCACCCTCGACGGCCAGCCACTGGCGGGGGCGGTCGTCAGCTTTGACGCTCCCGACGGCCAGTTCGCCTATGGGCTGACCGATTCCAGCGGGAACTACAGCCTGCAGGTGGACTCCGTCGCGAAAGGGTGCCCGAGCGGCCCGCGGACGGTCCGCATCAGCACGGCCCGCAAGGTCCTGGGCCTGAACTCCGACGAAGAAGGGGGGAGCGGCGGCGAAGGTCCTCCCAAGCCTAAGGCGGAAGAGCGGGTCCCGGAGAAGTTCAACAAGAACTCGGAACTGAAGATCGAAGTCACCAAGGACAAGACCGACTACGACTTCGATCTGAAGTCGTAG
- a CDS encoding ABC transporter ATP-binding protein — protein MASPAPLLNVQKLSIAFGGLKAVQDFSLVLPDKALYGLIGPNGAGKTTVFNLLTGVYRADSGEITLAGNNLKGRKPEAITAAGLARTFQNIRLFGELSVLDNVRLACQVRGQHTLVRTLFRTQHYRTQEDRFRAKALDLLDLFQMGPLADQPANCLAYGYQRRLEILRALATEPKVLLLDEPAAGMNPQEKRELAQSIRHIRDSFGVAILLIEHDMGLVMDICERITVLDQGQIISEGPPAAVQNCPRVIQAYLGVEG, from the coding sequence ATCGCTTCGCCCGCACCGCTCCTCAACGTCCAGAAGCTCAGCATCGCCTTCGGGGGGTTGAAGGCGGTCCAGGATTTTTCGCTGGTGCTGCCGGACAAGGCGCTCTACGGCCTGATCGGTCCCAACGGGGCGGGCAAGACGACGGTCTTCAACCTGCTGACGGGGGTGTACCGCGCCGATTCGGGCGAGATCACGCTCGCCGGTAACAACCTCAAAGGACGCAAGCCGGAGGCAATCACGGCCGCGGGTCTGGCCCGGACCTTCCAGAACATCCGTCTCTTCGGCGAGCTGAGCGTTCTCGACAACGTCCGCCTCGCCTGTCAGGTGCGGGGCCAGCACACGCTCGTCCGGACGCTGTTCCGCACGCAGCACTACCGCACGCAGGAAGACCGTTTCCGGGCGAAGGCGCTCGATCTCCTGGACCTGTTCCAGATGGGCCCGCTGGCGGACCAGCCGGCGAACTGCCTGGCCTACGGCTACCAGCGGCGGCTGGAGATCCTGCGGGCCCTGGCGACCGAGCCCAAGGTCCTGCTCCTTGATGAGCCGGCGGCGGGAATGAACCCGCAGGAGAAGCGGGAGCTGGCGCAGTCGATCCGCCACATCCGCGACAGCTTCGGCGTCGCGATCCTGCTGATCGAGCACGACATGGGGCTCGTGATGGACATCTGCGAGCGGATCACGGTCCTCGACCAGGGCCAGATCATCAGCGAAGGCCCCCCGGCCGCGGTTCAGAACTGCCCGCGGGTGATCCAGGCGTACCTCGGTGTCGAGGGCTGA
- a CDS encoding tetratricopeptide repeat protein produces the protein MNLLTLAQDVLPPVPRDFGWQHALWKQLVGLGPWVYLPFLLWMAYVCVRDDPEARAWIWIILVIQPFGPFLYFFARYIPTRDWHGPKWLRRFTRGSEIRRKEIAAHNIGNAHQFVELGDARREVGQWDGACESYDQALAKEPDNIAALWGAGQCEFQAKHFEEAKAHLAAVLKKDPAYKFGDVSLLQGRVLQALGDDPAAIAHLREHTRRWRHPEALYILADLLARQGEAAEARRLLDGLLMDLEAAPKAIARKQMFWKGRAKRLRRTLPKA, from the coding sequence GTGAACCTGCTCACCCTAGCCCAGGATGTCCTTCCGCCCGTCCCACGGGACTTCGGGTGGCAGCACGCCCTCTGGAAACAACTCGTCGGACTGGGACCGTGGGTCTACCTCCCGTTCCTGCTCTGGATGGCTTACGTCTGTGTCCGGGACGATCCGGAAGCACGGGCCTGGATCTGGATCATCCTCGTCATTCAGCCCTTCGGCCCCTTCCTGTACTTCTTCGCCCGCTACATCCCGACGCGCGACTGGCATGGCCCGAAGTGGCTCCGGCGGTTCACGCGGGGGAGTGAGATCCGGCGGAAGGAGATCGCGGCCCACAACATTGGGAACGCTCACCAGTTCGTCGAGCTGGGGGATGCCCGCCGCGAAGTCGGCCAGTGGGACGGAGCCTGCGAGAGCTACGACCAGGCGCTCGCCAAAGAGCCGGACAACATCGCCGCCCTCTGGGGGGCCGGGCAGTGCGAGTTCCAGGCGAAGCACTTTGAGGAGGCGAAGGCCCATCTGGCCGCGGTGCTGAAGAAGGATCCGGCCTACAAGTTCGGCGATGTTTCGCTCCTGCAGGGGCGGGTACTTCAAGCGCTCGGAGACGACCCGGCGGCGATCGCGCATCTCCGAGAGCACACGCGGCGGTGGCGGCATCCTGAGGCGCTGTACATTCTGGCGGACCTGCTCGCCAGACAGGGGGAGGCGGCCGAGGCTCGGCGACTGCTCGACGGGCTGCTGATGGATCTGGAGGCGGCTCCGAAGGCGATTGCCCGCAAGCAGATGTTCTGGAAGGGACGGGCCAAGCGGCTTCGGCGAACGCTTCCCAAGGCTTAA
- a CDS encoding branched-chain amino acid ABC transporter permease: MTDFVQTLVSSITVGSLYALIALGYTMVYGILRFINFAHGDIVVLGAWFSYTLATKFGYVGADAPWYAGLLVLLSSCALCSLIGFIIERFAYRPLRRSPRLNILITAIGVSLLLQNIGIQTWAFGASPRAMPNLWPNRDLIRMTFGSGTVVIGLVDVLILSLSAILMVALQYLVFHTSLGRAMRAISFNADTAALMGIPVDRVVSMTFVLGSALAAAAGFLFVMKYPAALNHPADPAWVLLGLKAFVAAVVGGIGSIRGAVAGGFVIAFVEQFGMFYIGASYRDVYVFGLLVLILLVKPTGILGSPLREKV, translated from the coding sequence ATGACGGACTTCGTCCAGACCCTCGTGTCTTCCATCACGGTCGGCAGCCTCTATGCGCTGATCGCCCTGGGATACACGATGGTTTACGGCATCCTGCGGTTCATCAACTTCGCCCACGGCGACATCGTCGTCCTGGGGGCCTGGTTCAGCTACACGCTCGCGACGAAGTTCGGGTACGTCGGGGCCGATGCTCCCTGGTACGCGGGGCTGCTCGTCCTGCTCAGCTCCTGCGCCCTGTGCAGCCTCATCGGGTTCATCATTGAGCGGTTCGCCTACCGGCCGCTCCGCCGCTCCCCGCGGCTCAACATCCTGATCACGGCGATCGGCGTCTCGCTCCTGCTGCAGAACATCGGCATCCAGACCTGGGCCTTCGGCGCCAGTCCGCGGGCGATGCCGAACCTCTGGCCGAACCGCGACCTGATCCGCATGACCTTCGGCTCCGGGACGGTCGTGATTGGTCTCGTCGACGTCCTGATCCTGAGCCTCTCGGCGATCCTGATGGTCGCCCTCCAGTACCTCGTCTTCCACACGAGCCTCGGCCGGGCGATGCGGGCCATTTCCTTCAACGCCGACACCGCGGCCCTGATGGGGATTCCGGTCGACCGCGTCGTCTCGATGACCTTCGTCCTCGGCTCCGCCCTCGCGGCGGCGGCCGGGTTCCTGTTCGTCATGAAGTACCCCGCGGCCCTGAACCACCCCGCCGATCCGGCCTGGGTGCTGCTGGGGCTCAAGGCGTTCGTCGCGGCCGTTGTGGGAGGGATCGGAAGCATCCGCGGGGCGGTCGCCGGGGGCTTCGTGATCGCCTTCGTCGAACAGTTCGGCATGTTCTACATCGGGGCCAGCTATCGCGATGTCTACGTTTTCGGGCTTCTCGTCCTGATCCTCCTCGTGAAGCCGACCGGCATTCTCGGGTCACCTTTGCGGGAGAAGGTGTGA
- a CDS encoding branched-chain amino acid ABC transporter permease, whose amino-acid sequence MPTTMHLDSLRRPSPLQTVWQSVWPLLVGIGLALVLHFALPKVVNGYRVRIAMDIGMAMIFAVSLNIVNGMTGQFSIGHAGFMALGGYTAGLITYYVSLTAWHSTARHGGFLGVGEWLFFFSCIVGGLVAAGLGYLVGLPSLRLRGDYLAIVTLGFGEILRVLLQQTNPVIDDYSELQSATAAQLFPPPVGGALGFNGIPKYTSIFWVYTWLAITVIAAWRLKNSSLGRAMISIREDEIAARAMGVNVTRQKVWAFILAAFFAGCGGGLFAHEFGLNIEPRDAGFQRSFDYIIMVVLGGSGSITGSMISAAILTWLPEALRDFQKYRLIAYAALLVGMMLIRPQGLLGFREIWEIWPLSKFFGRKGLANESVERDGRTEGSRGMRRLP is encoded by the coding sequence ATGCCGACGACGATGCATCTGGACTCGCTCCGCCGCCCTTCGCCGCTCCAGACAGTCTGGCAGTCGGTCTGGCCGCTCCTCGTCGGGATCGGCCTGGCCCTCGTCCTGCACTTTGCCCTCCCTAAAGTCGTCAACGGTTACCGGGTCCGGATCGCGATGGACATCGGGATGGCGATGATCTTCGCCGTCTCGCTCAACATCGTGAACGGCATGACCGGCCAGTTCTCGATCGGACACGCGGGCTTCATGGCCCTCGGCGGCTACACGGCCGGCCTCATCACCTACTACGTCTCGCTCACGGCGTGGCATTCCACGGCCCGCCACGGCGGCTTTCTCGGTGTCGGCGAGTGGCTGTTCTTCTTCTCCTGCATCGTCGGCGGACTGGTGGCGGCCGGGCTTGGGTATCTCGTGGGCCTCCCGTCACTCCGTCTTCGCGGCGACTACCTCGCGATCGTGACGCTCGGCTTCGGCGAGATCCTCCGCGTCCTGCTGCAGCAGACCAATCCCGTCATCGACGACTATTCGGAGCTGCAGAGCGCCACCGCCGCGCAGCTCTTTCCACCTCCCGTCGGCGGAGCCCTGGGGTTCAACGGTATCCCGAAGTACACGAGCATTTTCTGGGTCTACACCTGGCTGGCGATCACCGTCATCGCCGCCTGGCGGCTCAAGAATTCGAGCCTCGGCCGGGCCATGATCTCGATCCGCGAGGATGAGATCGCCGCGCGGGCCATGGGGGTCAACGTCACCCGCCAGAAGGTGTGGGCCTTCATCCTGGCCGCCTTCTTCGCCGGCTGCGGCGGCGGACTGTTTGCCCACGAGTTCGGACTGAACATCGAGCCGCGGGACGCCGGATTCCAGCGGTCGTTCGATTACATCATCATGGTCGTCCTCGGCGGCAGCGGTTCGATCACCGGCTCGATGATCTCGGCGGCGATCCTGACCTGGCTGCCGGAGGCCCTCCGCGACTTCCAGAAGTACCGCCTCATCGCCTACGCCGCCCTGCTGGTCGGGATGATGCTCATCCGTCCGCAGGGACTCCTCGGCTTCCGCGAGATCTGGGAGATCTGGCCCCTGTCGAAGTTCTTCGGCCGGAAGGGGCTGGCGAACGAGTCCGTCGAACGAGACGGTCGAACGGAAGGGAGCCGCGGCATGAGGAGGCTTCCGTGA
- a CDS encoding ABC transporter substrate-binding protein, translating into MFSVRHVSRRAAAGVLALLTLVVLSGCPGSGGTSNEILIGHYGSLTGSEATFGTSTDNGIKMAVEEFNAAGGLNGKKVRLITYDDKGDAKEAGNAVTKLVTNDGVKAVIGQVASKLSLAGGPICQEHGVPMISPSSTNPKVTEIGDMVFRVCFIDPFQGSVCARFCRDQLKAEKAAIFYDQSSPYSVGLMEEFEKAFVKAGGTVVRKETFQAGDQDFSSQLTQIRGSEPNVVFIPVYYAQIGNIAQQARKLGIQVPMIGADGWESGELTSLAAGALDGCYYSSHYSQESDSPKVKEFLAKYKDQYKGEADSMAALGYDAAKVLFEAMKKAPSLEGKDLAAAIAKTRDFDGVTGKITLNEKRDAVKPAVILEIKNGQPKYLTTIEPDAP; encoded by the coding sequence ATGTTTTCCGTCCGTCACGTCTCCCGACGTGCCGCCGCTGGCGTCTTGGCCCTGTTGACGCTCGTTGTTCTCTCCGGATGCCCTGGCTCCGGCGGCACCTCCAACGAGATCCTGATCGGACACTACGGGTCGCTGACCGGTTCGGAGGCGACCTTCGGAACCTCGACCGACAACGGCATCAAGATGGCCGTCGAGGAGTTCAACGCCGCCGGCGGTCTGAACGGCAAGAAGGTCCGGCTGATTACGTACGACGACAAGGGAGACGCCAAGGAGGCGGGGAACGCCGTCACCAAGCTCGTCACGAACGACGGCGTCAAAGCGGTCATCGGCCAGGTCGCCTCCAAGCTCTCGCTCGCCGGCGGACCGATCTGCCAGGAGCACGGCGTCCCGATGATCAGCCCCTCCTCGACCAATCCCAAGGTGACCGAGATCGGGGACATGGTCTTCCGGGTCTGCTTCATCGACCCGTTCCAGGGCTCGGTCTGCGCCCGGTTCTGCCGCGACCAGCTCAAGGCCGAGAAGGCCGCGATCTTCTACGACCAGTCGAGCCCCTACTCCGTCGGCCTGATGGAGGAGTTCGAGAAGGCGTTCGTCAAAGCCGGCGGCACCGTCGTCCGCAAGGAGACGTTCCAGGCGGGCGACCAGGATTTCTCCTCGCAGCTCACGCAGATCCGCGGCAGCGAGCCGAACGTCGTCTTCATCCCGGTCTACTACGCCCAGATCGGCAACATCGCCCAGCAGGCCCGGAAGCTGGGGATTCAGGTCCCGATGATCGGGGCGGACGGCTGGGAGTCGGGTGAGCTGACCTCGCTGGCGGCGGGGGCTCTCGATGGATGCTACTACTCGAGCCACTACTCGCAGGAGAGTGACTCGCCGAAGGTCAAAGAGTTCCTGGCGAAGTACAAGGACCAGTACAAGGGGGAGGCTGACAGCATGGCGGCTCTGGGCTACGACGCGGCAAAGGTGTTGTTCGAGGCGATGAAGAAGGCCCCTTCGCTGGAGGGGAAGGATCTGGCGGCCGCGATCGCCAAGACACGGGACTTCGACGGCGTGACGGGCAAGATCACGCTCAACGAGAAACGCGACGCCGTGAAGCCGGCGGTGATCCTGGAGATCAAGAACGGGCAGCCGAAGTACCTGACGACGATCGAGCCGGACGCGCCGTAG
- a CDS encoding DUF1501 domain-containing protein, which translates to MNDAAHASSPVWSFLNARRPEGLQVHSRRNVLKVGLAGIGGLTLPRLLQQQAQGAAAGARPKSVILLWMAGGPSHIDMWDPKPDRPYNNRGPFSVISSKLPGVIVCEHLPKIAGMMDKLTVIRSVDCKGSNHEPNKVMQTGNREAEPRSNPNGDKYASFGSIIAKHRRDQTDAMPAYVAFQKSRTHVAYGGWLGKEYDPFLANTATRLPILTDVGVDTGQMTGADIFRMSSGVSVERLESRRELATQFDRMRTNLDQSGIMEAGDVYQQQAVEMLLGQKAQRAFDLSREEAAVRDRYGKHLWCQQALVARRLVQAGSSFVTLDLSYHGASGTWDTHGDNIPPYGGISKGLGPLLPLFDHLLTTLVSDLERCGLLDSTLVIAMGEFGRTPNMGTQGSTDGRDHWPEVMSMCLAGGGLRHGQVIGSSDPQGGTIASRPVTPGDLAATIYQYMGVPLDATYDDDRGRPRYIVEENGRPVSELF; encoded by the coding sequence ATGAATGACGCTGCGCACGCTTCTTCGCCGGTCTGGTCCTTTCTCAACGCCCGGCGCCCAGAAGGTCTCCAGGTCCACTCCCGTCGCAATGTCCTCAAGGTCGGTCTGGCAGGAATCGGCGGACTGACGCTCCCACGGCTCCTCCAGCAACAGGCCCAGGGCGCGGCGGCCGGGGCCCGGCCCAAAAGCGTGATCCTGCTCTGGATGGCGGGCGGGCCGAGCCACATCGACATGTGGGACCCCAAGCCGGATCGCCCGTACAACAACCGCGGGCCATTCTCCGTCATCTCGTCAAAGCTCCCCGGCGTCATCGTCTGCGAACATCTGCCGAAGATCGCCGGGATGATGGACAAGCTGACCGTCATCCGGTCGGTCGACTGCAAAGGAAGCAACCACGAGCCCAACAAGGTCATGCAGACCGGTAACCGCGAGGCGGAGCCGCGGAGCAACCCCAACGGAGACAAGTACGCCAGCTTCGGCTCCATCATCGCCAAGCACCGCCGCGATCAGACCGATGCGATGCCCGCCTACGTCGCCTTTCAGAAGTCCCGCACGCACGTCGCCTACGGCGGCTGGCTCGGGAAGGAGTACGACCCGTTCCTGGCCAACACCGCCACGCGGCTGCCGATCCTGACGGATGTCGGCGTCGACACCGGCCAGATGACCGGGGCCGACATCTTCCGGATGTCGAGCGGTGTCTCAGTGGAGCGGCTGGAGAGCCGCCGTGAGCTGGCAACGCAGTTCGACCGGATGCGGACGAACCTCGACCAGTCCGGGATCATGGAGGCGGGAGACGTCTACCAGCAGCAGGCGGTCGAGATGCTGCTCGGCCAGAAGGCGCAGCGGGCCTTCGACCTCTCGCGGGAAGAGGCCGCGGTCCGCGACCGCTATGGAAAACACCTGTGGTGCCAGCAGGCGCTCGTCGCCCGGCGGCTCGTGCAGGCGGGCTCGAGTTTCGTGACGCTCGACCTCAGCTACCACGGCGCCTCCGGAACCTGGGACACGCATGGCGACAACATTCCGCCGTACGGCGGGATCTCAAAGGGACTCGGCCCGCTGCTGCCGCTCTTCGACCATCTGCTGACGACGCTGGTCAGCGACCTTGAGCGGTGCGGTCTCCTCGACAGTACGCTCGTGATCGCGATGGGGGAATTCGGCCGGACGCCGAACATGGGAACGCAGGGGAGCACCGATGGCCGGGACCACTGGCCCGAGGTGATGTCGATGTGCCTCGCCGGCGGCGGCCTGCGGCACGGCCAGGTGATCGGCAGCAGCGACCCGCAAGGGGGCACGATCGCCTCCCGTCCCGTCACTCCCGGCGACCTGGCGGCGACGATCTACCAGTACATGGGTGTCCCGCTCGACGCGACCTACGACGACGACCGCGGCCGCCCCCGCTACATCGTCGAAGAGAACGGCCGACCCGTAAGCGAACTCTTCTGA
- a CDS encoding SpoVG family protein codes for MHITEVRVKLMADAQDRLLAFCSITFDNSFVVRDLKIIRGLKGPFVAMPSRKLTDRCHVCGNKNALRSNFCSQCGLRLRNDRAPRGQDGRAKLYADIAHPINSECRELIQVEVINAFDRELVLAQQPGYVCRYDDYDDGMMDEFHEWASNELRTHHSSDNPSAGHAAPAAAGAASPATSAAASGAAPSAGSVRPADDVQRRIDAPRQPSTHGPHETRQGRSVAPADEDFGEGVL; via the coding sequence GTGCACATTACTGAAGTCCGCGTGAAGCTGATGGCGGACGCCCAAGACCGTCTTTTGGCCTTTTGTTCCATCACGTTCGACAACTCGTTTGTCGTCCGGGATCTCAAGATCATCCGGGGGCTGAAGGGGCCGTTCGTGGCGATGCCCAGCCGCAAGCTGACGGACCGTTGCCACGTCTGTGGAAACAAGAACGCCCTCCGCTCGAATTTCTGCAGCCAATGCGGTTTGCGGCTGCGCAACGACCGGGCTCCGCGGGGGCAGGACGGCCGGGCGAAGCTCTATGCCGATATCGCCCACCCGATCAACTCGGAGTGCCGGGAGCTGATCCAGGTTGAGGTGATCAACGCTTTCGATCGCGAGCTCGTCCTCGCCCAGCAGCCGGGATACGTCTGCCGCTATGATGACTATGACGACGGCATGATGGACGAGTTCCACGAGTGGGCCAGCAACGAGTTGCGGACGCACCACAGCTCGGACAATCCGTCGGCGGGCCACGCGGCTCCCGCTGCCGCCGGCGCGGCATCTCCCGCAACTTCGGCGGCCGCATCAGGAGCTGCCCCGTCCGCGGGGTCGGTCCGACCCGCGGACGACGTCCAGCGCCGCATCGACGCTCCGCGCCAGCCCTCCACGCACGGTCCGCACGAAACGCGGCAGGGCCGAAGCGTCGCGCCGGCCGACGAGGACTTCGGCGAAGGGGTTCTCTGA
- a CDS encoding DUF1559 domain-containing protein — translation MSVRKRGFTLIELLVVIAILAVLVAILLPAVQQARQAARRSQCSNNMRQLGLGMHNYHEVSNVLPYGWDTFEGSWHCQILPFIDQGALWNKFIWQESGPGNWDSGSANTVACATFVPTFICPSYSGPSKLTNQGITDRRPVSYRASTGSKAVADESNDITGQTVVAFDEVPQDGMFWGCSSVRFADVSDGLSNTIMIGESYTDPQYSKDGQGMDFWQFGSPQTGGWAPGNTSGGEFTEFVGSCNGPINARLQPSVHGAIMEASFGSYHPGGAFFVIGDGSVKFISENIDIVSYQGMGSRAGNERVVMPE, via the coding sequence ATGTCGGTTCGGAAACGCGGGTTCACCCTGATCGAGTTGCTCGTGGTGATCGCCATTCTCGCGGTGCTGGTGGCAATTCTGTTGCCGGCCGTTCAGCAGGCCCGGCAGGCCGCCCGTCGTTCCCAGTGCTCCAACAACATGCGGCAGCTGGGACTCGGGATGCACAACTATCACGAAGTCAGCAACGTCCTGCCGTACGGCTGGGACACCTTCGAAGGAAGCTGGCACTGCCAGATCCTTCCGTTCATCGACCAGGGCGCTCTCTGGAACAAGTTCATCTGGCAGGAAAGCGGACCCGGCAACTGGGACTCCGGCAGCGCCAACACGGTCGCCTGCGCGACCTTTGTTCCGACCTTCATCTGCCCAAGCTACTCCGGACCGAGCAAGCTGACGAACCAGGGAATCACCGATCGCCGTCCCGTCTCCTACCGGGCCAGCACCGGCAGCAAGGCCGTGGCGGACGAAAGTAACGACATCACCGGCCAGACCGTGGTCGCGTTCGACGAGGTGCCGCAGGACGGAATGTTCTGGGGCTGCTCCAGCGTCCGTTTCGCAGACGTTTCCGACGGACTCTCGAACACGATCATGATCGGCGAGTCCTACACGGATCCGCAGTACAGCAAGGACGGCCAGGGAATGGACTTCTGGCAGTTCGGCTCGCCCCAGACCGGCGGATGGGCTCCCGGGAATACGAGCGGAGGCGAGTTCACGGAGTTCGTCGGTTCCTGCAACGGGCCGATCAACGCCCGCCTCCAGCCGAGCGTCCACGGGGCGATCATGGAAGCCTCGTTCGGCAGCTACCACCCCGGCGGCGCGTTCTTTGTGATCGGCGACGGGAGCGTGAAGTTCATCAGCGAGAACATCGACATCGTCAGCTACCAGGGAATGGGAAGCCGCGCCGGCAACGAGCGCGTCGTGATGCCGGAGTAA
- a CDS encoding SMP-30/gluconolactonase/LRE family protein, whose product MRAFITFCLCLCSVTASAAELKEVWTVNTGLMKPESAWYDPLTKIVYVSNIGTAPDKKDGTGYISKYDTSGKVLKEKWITGLNSPKGIRGVDGLMMVSAVDEIVVIDSEFDKINRTMPVEGAKFLNDVAMDSEGNFYISDTGTGVIHRVDPSAKLSVFVQGPETQAPNGLLVKDGALIVGGWMKEQNADGSTKVAGQLMSFDLKTKERKLITPEPLGNLDGLEVDEHGHYLVSDWFNGKVFHVTADGKATTLLSMKQGTADHAYIPEKRLLILPRMMEDKLTAYELVD is encoded by the coding sequence ATGCGAGCGTTCATCACGTTCTGTCTTTGCCTCTGCAGCGTCACCGCCAGCGCCGCGGAACTCAAAGAAGTCTGGACCGTCAACACCGGACTCATGAAGCCGGAATCGGCGTGGTACGACCCTCTGACGAAGATCGTCTACGTCTCCAACATCGGCACCGCCCCCGACAAGAAAGATGGAACCGGCTACATCTCGAAGTACGACACCTCGGGCAAGGTGCTCAAGGAAAAGTGGATCACAGGCCTCAACTCCCCCAAGGGGATCCGCGGGGTCGACGGGCTGATGATGGTCAGCGCGGTCGATGAGATCGTGGTCATCGACTCCGAGTTCGACAAGATCAACCGGACCATGCCGGTCGAGGGGGCGAAGTTCCTCAACGACGTCGCGATGGACAGCGAAGGGAACTTCTACATCTCCGACACGGGAACGGGCGTGATCCACCGGGTCGATCCGTCCGCGAAGCTCTCCGTGTTCGTCCAAGGGCCCGAGACGCAGGCCCCCAATGGACTGCTCGTGAAGGACGGCGCCCTGATCGTCGGCGGGTGGATGAAGGAACAGAACGCGGATGGCTCGACCAAGGTGGCCGGCCAGCTCATGAGCTTTGACCTCAAGACCAAAGAACGGAAACTCATCACGCCGGAACCGCTGGGCAACCTCGACGGGCTGGAAGTCGACGAACACGGCCATTACCTCGTCAGCGACTGGTTCAACGGCAAAGTGTTCCACGTCACGGCCGACGGCAAAGCCACGACGCTCCTCTCAATGAAGCAGGGAACCGCCGACCACGCCTACATCCCTGAGAAGCGGCTCCTGATCCTGCCGCGGATGATGGAGGACAAGCTGACGGCCTACGAACTGGTCGACTAG